The nucleotide sequence TGGCCTGGTGCTGGCCATCGGCATCGTGGTTGATGACGCCATCGTGGTGGTGGAAAACGTCGAACGACACATCGAGCACGGCATGCATCCCAAAGATGCGACGCGGCGCGCGATGAGCGAAGTGACCGGCCCCATCGTCGCCACGGCACTGGTGCTGTGCGCGGTGTTCGTGCCGGCCGCCTTTATCAGCGGTCTGACCGGCCAGTTCTATCGCCAGTTCGCGCTGACCATCGCCATCTCGACGGTGATCTCGGCCTTCAACTCGCTCACCCTGAGCCCCGCCCTTGCCGCCGTGCTGCTTAAAGAGCACAACGCGCCGAAGGACAAGCTCAGCATCTGGATCGATCGCCTGTTCGGCTGGATCTTCCGTCCGTTCAACCGCATGTTCGTGAAGAGTGCCAATGGCTACGTCGGTGGCGTGAAGCGCATCCTGCGCAGCGGCGGCATCGCGCTGGTGATCTACGGTGGCCTGGTGCTGCTGGGTGCTTTCGGTTTCGCCAAGGTGCCGACCGGCTTCGTGCCGCCGCAGGACAAGCAGTACCTGGTGTCGTTCGCGCAGTTGCCGGATGCCTCGTCGCTGGATCGTTCGGAAGCGGTGATCCGTCGCATGAGCGACATCGCGCTGAAACAGCCGGGCGTGGAAAGCGCGGTGGCCTTCCCGGGCCTGTCGATCAACGGCTTCACCAACAGCACCAATGCAGGCATCGTGTTCGTCACCTTGAAGCCCTTCGAGGAACGTCGTGATGCGTCGCTGTCGGCCGGTGCGATTGCCGGTGCGCTTAACCAGAAATACGCCGCCATCCAGGATGCGTATATCGCGGTGTTCCCGCCGCCGCCGGTGATGGGCCTGGGCACGATCGGTGGTTTCCGCGTGCAGGTGGAAGATCGTTCGGATGCGGGCTTCGAGGAACTGTTCAACCAGACGCAGAACCTGATCGCCGCCAGCCACAAGGAACCGGCACTCGCGGGGCTGTTCTCCAGCTACCAGGTGAGCGTGCCGCAGATTGACGCCGACATCGATCGCGAGAAGGCCAAGGCCGAAGGCGTGGATCTGGCTGATGTGTACCAGACCATGCAGGCCTACCTCGGTTCGCTCTACGTCAACGACTTCAATCGCTTCGGTCGTACCTACCAGGTGAATGTGTCGGCGGAACAGAGCTTCCGCAGCGAGCCTGAGAACATCCTGCAACTGAAGACGCGCAATGCGAGCGGCGAGGCGATCCCGCTGGGTTCGTTCGTTACCGTGCGCCAGAGCGTCGGCCCCGATCGCGTGCAGCACTACAACGGTTATCCGACCGCCGAAATCAACGGCGGCCCGGCACCGGGTTACAGCAGCGGCCAGGCGCAGGAAGCGATGGAACGCATTGCGCGCCAGAACCTGCCCAATGGCATGAGCTTCGAATGGACCGAACTCACCTATCAGCAGATCCTCGCCGGCAATACCGCAGGCCTGGTGTTCCCGCTGTGCGTGCTGCTGGTGTTCCTGGTGCTCGCTTCGCTGTACGAAAGCCTCGCCCTGCCGCTGGCCGTGATCCTGATCGTGCCGATGGTGCTGTTGTCGGCCATCAGCGGTGTGTGGCTGTCCGGTGGTGACAACAACATCTTCACCCAGATCGGTTTGATCGTGCTGGTGGGCCTGGCGTGCAAGAACGCGATCCTGATCGTGGAGTTTGCCCGCGAAGCGCAGATCCACGAAGGCATGGACCGCGTGCAGGCCGTGCTGGAAGCCGCCCGCCTGCGACTGCGCCCGATCCTGATGACCTCGTTCGCTTTCATCATGGGCGTGGTGCCGCTGGTGACCTCGCACGGTGCCGGTGCGGAGATGCGTCATGCGATGGGTGTGGCGGTGTTCGCCGGCATGTTGGGCGTCACCTTCTTCGGCCTGATCTTCACGCCGCTGTTCTATGTGCTGATTCGCGGCTGGAGTGAGCGAATCATTGAACGCCGCCGCGCGCGCAAGGCCGCCCATGGCCTGCCGGCACCGGCGCTGGAGGAACATTGAGATGCTTAGTTACCTTCGTTATGTCTTTGCGGTCGCCATGCCGCAACGCCTTGTCCAACTCGTGCCTGCCCTGCGGGCACGAGTCCGGCGGCAGCAGCTGACCGCCATGGCCAGCGCGCTGTTGCTGGCCGGTTGCGCCAGCGTCGGCCCGGACTATCACAAGCCCGATACGGCGCCGTTGTCGGTGAGCCAGTCGACGGAAGTGGTCGCGCAGGATTTCCAGGCCCGCTGGTGGACGCAGTTCAACGACCCCACACTGGATGCCCTCATCCAGCGCGCGGCGAAGAATGCGCCGGACCTGAAGATCGCCATGGCGCACCTGCGTGAATCGCGCGCCCTGCTCGGCGTGGCCCGTTCGGACCAGTGGCCCACGGTGAACGCCGATGCCAGCTATTCGCGCAGCCGCGGGCAGCAGCCGGGCTTCACCTCGCAACGCACGACGGTCGAGCAGTACCAGGCCGGTTTCGATGCCAGCTGGGAAATCGACTTGTTCGGCGGTGTGCGGCGTTCGGTCGAAGCGGCAGGTGCACAGGCGCAGGCCAGTGCGGCCTCGCTGCAGGATGCGCAGGTAACGTTGTTCGCCGACGTCGCGCGCTACTACTTCGACCTGCGTGGCACGCAGTTGCAGATTGACGTGGCCAAGCGCGATATCGAAAACCAGCGCCAGTCGCTGCGGGTGATCGAAGCACGCACCCAGGTCGGCAGTGGTTCGGAGCAGGATGTCGCCAGTGCCAATGCGCGACTGAGTTCGGTCGAAGCGCAGTTGCCGGTGCTGGAAACGCAGGCGCATGCCGATGCCGCGCATCTGGCGGTGCTGCTGGGCGAGCGTCCCGGTGAGCTGGACATCGACCTGAGCGCGAAGAGCTTCAGGCCCATCGACGTGAGCCTGCCCATCGGCAACGCCGGTGATGTGCTCGCACGTCGCCCTGACGTTCGCATCGCCGAACGTGAGCTGGCAGCCGCCAACGCGCGCATCGGCGTGGCCAAGGCCGACTGGTTCCCGCACATTTCGCTGGGTGGTTTCGTCGGTTTCCTCGCTGGCCAGGCCAACGACTTCGGCAGCGCCAATACGCGGGCCTGGTCGATCGCGCCGAGCATCAGCTGGCCTGGACTCAACGTGCAGCGCGTGCGTTCCAACGTGAATGCCAGCGAGGCACGTGCCGACGCGGCGATGGCCACCTACCAGCGCACGGTGCTTGCCGCCGTGGAAGACGTCAGCAATGCGCTGGTGGGGTTCAACCTGCAACGTGAGCGCGTGCAAAAGCTGCTCGAACAGGTGAAGCAGAGCCGGCGCGCGGCGGATCTGGCGCAGATCCGTTACGACGAAGGCGCGGTCGATTACCTGACCTTGCTGGATGCGCAGCGCACGCAGTTGTTTGCCGAGCAGGCGTTGGCCGAAGCGGAAGCGGGGATCAACATCCGCGCCGTCGCGGTGTACAAGGCGATCGGTGGTGGCTGGGAAGCCTGTGGCAACGAGCAGTGCTCGGATCTGGCCCAGGCCCCGTGAGTCATGAATGCCGTCGCCTTCCCTCGCCGCTCTCCGCGTGAGCGTGCGGTGGTCGAACCGCCGTTGAATCAGCGCATCGCGCTGGTCAGCGGCGGCAATCGCGGACTGGGCCTGGAAGTGGTGCGCCAGCTGGCGTCGCAAGGCATGACCGTGCTGCTGGGATCGCGGCAGCTGGCGGCGGGCGAGAAGATGGCGCGGCAGCTGCGGCGCGAGGGCGGTGATGTCGTGGCGGTGAAGCTGGACGTCACCGCCCAGGACGACGTCGATGCCGCGGCCCGCGCTATCGAGCGCGACTACGGCCGCCTCGATGTGCTGGTGAACAACGCCGGCGCCTTCTTCGATCTCAATGACCGGGCATCCACGGCCGACCTCGGCCAGGTGCGCGGCGCGCTCGACACCAATCTGCTTGGTGCCTGGCGCCTGAGCGAAGCCGTGCTGCCCATGATGCGACGCCACGCCTACGGCCGCATCGTGAATGTCTCGAGCGGCTGCGGCGCCAGCGGCAGCACCGGTGAAGACTGCGCCGCCTACCGCATCTCCAAATCCGCCCTCAATACGTACACGCGCATGCTGGCAAGCGAACTGCGCGGCAGCGGCATCGTGGTCAATGCGGTGTGTCCCGGCTGGGTGGCCACCGACATGGGCGG is from Dyella terrae and encodes:
- a CDS encoding efflux transporter outer membrane subunit, with amino-acid sequence MASALLLAGCASVGPDYHKPDTAPLSVSQSTEVVAQDFQARWWTQFNDPTLDALIQRAAKNAPDLKIAMAHLRESRALLGVARSDQWPTVNADASYSRSRGQQPGFTSQRTTVEQYQAGFDASWEIDLFGGVRRSVEAAGAQAQASAASLQDAQVTLFADVARYYFDLRGTQLQIDVAKRDIENQRQSLRVIEARTQVGSGSEQDVASANARLSSVEAQLPVLETQAHADAAHLAVLLGERPGELDIDLSAKSFRPIDVSLPIGNAGDVLARRPDVRIAERELAAANARIGVAKADWFPHISLGGFVGFLAGQANDFGSANTRAWSIAPSISWPGLNVQRVRSNVNASEARADAAMATYQRTVLAAVEDVSNALVGFNLQRERVQKLLEQVKQSRRAADLAQIRYDEGAVDYLTLLDAQRTQLFAEQALAEAEAGINIRAVAVYKAIGGGWEACGNEQCSDLAQAP
- a CDS encoding efflux RND transporter permease subunit encodes the protein MKIAQFFVDRPILAGVLSVLIVIAGAISLFQLPISEYPEVVPPTVVVKASYPGANPKVIAETVATPLEEQINGVEGMLYTASQATSDGAMTLTVTFALGTDLDNAQVQVQNRVAQALTKLPQEVQRLGVTTQKSSPDLTMVVHLISPDQRYDMLYLSNYARLHIKDQLARLNGVGDVQIFGAGEYSMRVWLDPQRLAIRQLTTGDVIHAIQEQNVAVAAGALNAPPGPSNAAFQLNINTQGRLINEEDFLNIIVRTDAATGAVTHLRDVARVELGSNNYALRSLLNNRPAVALPIFARPGSNAIQISDEVRATMAELKKDFPQGVDFSIVYDPTIFVRGSIDAVVHTLFEAIGLVVLVVILFLQTWRASIIPLVAVPVSLIGTFAVMHLAGFSLNALSLFGLVLAIGIVVDDAIVVVENVERHIEHGMHPKDATRRAMSEVTGPIVATALVLCAVFVPAAFISGLTGQFYRQFALTIAISTVISAFNSLTLSPALAAVLLKEHNAPKDKLSIWIDRLFGWIFRPFNRMFVKSANGYVGGVKRILRSGGIALVIYGGLVLLGAFGFAKVPTGFVPPQDKQYLVSFAQLPDASSLDRSEAVIRRMSDIALKQPGVESAVAFPGLSINGFTNSTNAGIVFVTLKPFEERRDASLSAGAIAGALNQKYAAIQDAYIAVFPPPPVMGLGTIGGFRVQVEDRSDAGFEELFNQTQNLIAASHKEPALAGLFSSYQVSVPQIDADIDREKAKAEGVDLADVYQTMQAYLGSLYVNDFNRFGRTYQVNVSAEQSFRSEPENILQLKTRNASGEAIPLGSFVTVRQSVGPDRVQHYNGYPTAEINGGPAPGYSSGQAQEAMERIARQNLPNGMSFEWTELTYQQILAGNTAGLVFPLCVLLVFLVLASLYESLALPLAVILIVPMVLLSAISGVWLSGGDNNIFTQIGLIVLVGLACKNAILIVEFAREAQIHEGMDRVQAVLEAARLRLRPILMTSFAFIMGVVPLVTSHGAGAEMRHAMGVAVFAGMLGVTFFGLIFTPLFYVLIRGWSERIIERRRARKAAHGLPAPALEEH
- a CDS encoding SDR family oxidoreductase, with product MNAVAFPRRSPRERAVVEPPLNQRIALVSGGNRGLGLEVVRQLASQGMTVLLGSRQLAAGEKMARQLRREGGDVVAVKLDVTAQDDVDAAARAIERDYGRLDVLVNNAGAFFDLNDRASTADLGQVRGALDTNLLGAWRLSEAVLPMMRRHAYGRIVNVSSGCGASGSTGEDCAAYRISKSALNTYTRMLASELRGSGIVVNAVCPGWVATDMGGPGGRPVADGAAGIVWAACLPTAGAVTGGFFRDRQPIDW